The DNA region TCCATATCATCTCCTTGAACATACTACTCCGGGCAGGTATTGCATATCAGACTGTCACTTCAGTCTTTTCTTCTTTCAGCTTAACACCGTATTCATACCCTTTGTCGAAGGCACTAACATTCAAGGTCTCCGTGCCGGCGGGAACCGATGTTTCAACCGCCTTCCGCAGCGCTTCTACAGGCATAATGCCGGTCACGGCTCCAAAGAATCCGAGCATAACGATATTCAGGACAAATTTCTTGCCTATCTCTTCGGCGATACGGGTGGCCGGAATGCCATAAGTCTTGACTTTCGGACCATGCTCATCCAGTTTGACCATATCCTTTTCGTAAATCACTATGCTTTCTTCAGTAATGTTACGCTTATGCATCTGGTAACCGTCGTTGGATATGGCCATCAGTATCTGCGGGGTGGTTACATAAGGATAAAGCACCGGGTCATCGGATACAAGCACCTGCGCACTGCAGGCGCTACCGCGCGCTTCCGGCCCGAAGCTCTGAGTCAGGGTGGCATGTTGATTATTATAGATTGAGGCCGCCTTGCCAATGATATAGCCGGTGAGAATGACACCCTGGCCGCCAAAACCGGTAATTCTGATTTCAGACGTTGCCATTGCAGCCTCCATAAGGCTTATATTTGTCGCCGAATGCCTTCCTGTTCCCCTCATTCATGCAGTCAAGGAAAGTCGGCTTCTCAATATCGAGGAATTTTCCGACGACAATCTTCGACTGGTAATCAATATCGACTTCTCTTAAATCGGCGCCGTGCTTGATAACACTGTTATCGTGGTAAAACTTCATAAGGTCGAGTCCGGAGCCAAGCTTATTGAGTCTGGCATATAGGGTCGAACAGGGGGCGATGACTTCGACAAACGAGAAGCCTCTTTTGGTTATGGCCTCTTTCATTGATATTGTCAGGCGGCGGACATGCAGGGCCGTCCAGCGAGCCACATAGACAGCGCCCGACGAGGCCGCCAGAAGCGGAAGATTGAACGGGTGCTCGTAGGTGCCATATGGTGAAGTAGCCGACTTGGCCGAAATGGGGGTGGTCGGGGCCGCCTGCCCGCCGGTCATGGCGTAAATAAAATTATTGACGCAAATGACCGTGATATCCGCATTGCGCCTGGCCGTATGGATCAGATGGTTGCCGCCGATGGAAATGAGGTCCCCATCGCCGGAGAAAACGATGATCTTCATATCCGGGCGGGCGACATGAAGGCCGAGCGCGAATGGAATGGCCCGCCCATGAGTCGTATGAAAGGAATCCAGCTTCATATATCCCGCAACGCGGCCGGTGCACCCGATTCCCGAAACAAAGGCAACCTTATTCAAATCGAGATCGAGCTGCTCGAGAGCTTCGGCCATGGCTGTGACAACCGTTCCCAGTCCGCAGGTCGGGCACCAAATATGCGGGATACGATCCATCCGAAGGATCTTTTCCATCGGATGTGTCTCTGCGACCGATTTATTAACTTCTATGCTCATTTTACCGCTTCCTTTATCGTGTTATAGATATTCTCGGGCTTATGGACGGTTCCTCCCGCATGCCCGACAAGATAGGTCCGGCACTTTCCGGCGGCGCACCGATCCATTTC from Candidatus Zixiibacteriota bacterium includes:
- a CDS encoding thiamine pyrophosphate-dependent enzyme, whose product is MSIEVNKSVAETHPMEKILRMDRIPHIWCPTCGLGTVVTAMAEALEQLDLDLNKVAFVSGIGCTGRVAGYMKLDSFHTTHGRAIPFALGLHVARPDMKIIVFSGDGDLISIGGNHLIHTARRNADITVICVNNFIYAMTGGQAAPTTPISAKSATSPYGTYEHPFNLPLLAASSGAVYVARWTALHVRRLTISMKEAITKRGFSFVEVIAPCSTLYARLNKLGSGLDLMKFYHDNSVIKHGADLREVDIDYQSKIVVGKFLDIEKPTFLDCMNEGNRKAFGDKYKPYGGCNGNV
- a CDS encoding 2-oxoacid:acceptor oxidoreductase family protein encodes the protein MATSEIRITGFGGQGVILTGYIIGKAASIYNNQHATLTQSFGPEARGSACSAQVLVSDDPVLYPYVTTPQILMAISNDGYQMHKRNITEESIVIYEKDMVKLDEHGPKVKTYGIPATRIAEEIGKKFVLNIVMLGFFGAVTGIMPVEALRKAVETSVPAGTETLNVSAFDKGYEYGVKLKEEKTEVTV